The following coding sequences lie in one Gloeocapsa sp. PCC 73106 genomic window:
- the sbcD gene encoding exonuclease subunit SbcD: MIRILHLADLHIGSGFTHGKINPETGLNTRLEDFSRSLGLCIDRAIALPVDLVLFAGDAFPDATPEPYVQKAFAQQFKRLADAQIPTILLAGNHDQHAQGNGGTSLSIYRTLEIPGLIVAEKITTHCISTSQGEVQVITIPWLTNAILFTRSETEGLSAWEVDQKMIQRLTEVLEGEIRKLDPSLPTVLLAHLMADRANVGGERFLAVAKVFTIPISLLLRPEIDYIALGHVHKHQNLNPHNNPPAIYPGSIERVDFSEEKEEKGYVLVELARGEAKWEFCPLPARPFRTIEVDVSKSPEPEQKLLSAIAKYNITDTVVRLVYKMRREQIEEISTGKIAKALQSAHQFTICPELVSPSTLPRIPEFKISNSLDPLQALTTYIDKCEHLQDIATEMIEAAKLLLNGDFEEITVSKKRKQLKLL, from the coding sequence ATGATTAGAATCCTACACCTTGCAGATCTCCACATTGGTAGTGGGTTTACACACGGTAAAATTAATCCCGAAACAGGCTTAAACACACGTCTAGAAGATTTTAGCAGAAGTTTAGGCTTGTGTATAGATAGAGCGATCGCACTCCCGGTGGACTTAGTTTTATTCGCGGGTGACGCTTTTCCTGATGCTACTCCCGAGCCTTACGTACAGAAAGCTTTCGCTCAACAATTTAAACGTCTAGCTGACGCACAAATTCCTACTATACTCTTAGCAGGAAATCACGATCAACACGCTCAAGGGAATGGGGGTACCAGTTTATCTATTTATCGCACTCTAGAAATTCCCGGGTTAATCGTGGCAGAAAAAATCACCACTCATTGCATTTCTACTTCTCAAGGAGAGGTACAGGTAATCACTATCCCTTGGTTAACCAATGCTATTCTCTTTACTCGCAGTGAAACCGAGGGGTTATCCGCCTGGGAGGTAGATCAAAAAATGATCCAACGTTTAACGGAGGTTTTAGAGGGGGAAATTCGTAAACTAGATCCTAGTCTCCCTACCGTTTTACTAGCTCATTTGATGGCCGATCGCGCTAATGTTGGTGGTGAAAGGTTTCTTGCTGTGGCTAAGGTTTTTACAATTCCTATTTCCCTGTTGTTGCGTCCAGAGATAGATTATATCGCTCTAGGACACGTCCACAAACACCAAAATCTCAACCCACATAACAACCCTCCTGCAATTTATCCTGGAAGTATCGAAAGAGTAGATTTTTCCGAAGAAAAGGAAGAAAAAGGCTATGTTTTAGTAGAATTAGCTCGTGGCGAAGCTAAATGGGAATTTTGCCCCCTACCCGCTCGTCCTTTCCGTACAATCGAAGTAGATGTCTCTAAATCCCCAGAACCAGAACAAAAGTTGTTAAGTGCGATCGCCAAGTATAATATTACCGACACGGTGGTACGTCTAGTCTATAAAATGCGCAGGGAACAAATAGAGGAAATTAGTACCGGCAAAATCGCCAAGGCTTTACAGTCTGCTCACCAGTTTACTATCTGTCCCGAATTAGTTTCTCCTTCAACTCTTCCTCGCATCCCAGAATTCAAAATCAGTAATAGTCTAGATCCTCTCCAAGCTTTAACTACTTATATCGACAAATGTGAACATTTACAAGATATCGCCACGGAAATGATCGAAGCGGCTAAACTTCTTCTCAATGGTGATTTCGAAGAGATAACCGTAAGCAAAAAGCGTAAGCAGTTAAAGTTACTCTAG
- a CDS encoding glutaredoxin family protein, with product MLKTITLILYSKPGCHLCEGLIEKLNEIQTLKLDLETRDITTNPDWFNRYQYEIPVLYLKQGDQELLIPRFSPRTPVSKIAEILLKFI from the coding sequence ATGTTAAAAACGATTACTTTAATATTATATAGTAAACCAGGTTGCCATCTCTGTGAAGGCTTAATAGAGAAGTTGAACGAGATACAAACTCTCAAATTAGATTTAGAAACACGAGACATTACTACTAATCCAGACTGGTTCAACCGCTATCAATACGAGATACCAGTGTTATATCTCAAACAAGGCGATCAAGAACTACTTATACCTCGTTTCTCGCCACGAACTCCCGTTAGCAAAATAGCAGAAATTTTACTTAAATTTATATGA
- a CDS encoding Nif11-like leader peptide family natural product precursor, translated as MSKEKVLQFLNEAAKNQEIKSELQSISNPEELVDLGKAQGFNFSPEHVDAVLADLKQQPGFFGKLVESMLAIFSPSHDDYPNVGVEPFSGDPNPNP; from the coding sequence ATGTCTAAAGAGAAAGTTCTACAATTTTTAAACGAAGCCGCTAAAAACCAAGAAATTAAAAGTGAATTGCAGAGCATCAGCAATCCAGAGGAGTTAGTCGACCTCGGAAAAGCTCAAGGATTTAATTTCTCCCCCGAGCACGTTGACGCAGTTTTAGCTGATTTAAAGCAACAACCCGGTTTCTTCGGTAAACTCGTCGAATCGATGCTAGCGATTTTTAGTCCTTCTCACGATGACTATCCTAACGTAGGTGTGGAACCTTTTAGTGGAGATCCTAATCCTAATCCTTGA